One window from the genome of Fulvivirga lutea encodes:
- a CDS encoding uracil-DNA glycosylase — MEVKIESSWKEKLNNEFEKEYFKSLAQFVKSEYQNHTVYPPGKLIFNAFDHCSFDNTRVVIIGQDPYHGPGQANGLCFSVADGIRKPPSLLNIFKELKSDLGIDIRESGNLERWAEQGVLLLNATLTVRANTAGSHQKKGWEEFTDAVIRTVSEEKENVVFILWGAYAQKKGEIIDASKHFVIKSAHPSPFAADRGFFGSRPFSRANEYLKDNGKELVRW; from the coding sequence ATGGAAGTAAAAATTGAGAGCTCTTGGAAAGAAAAGTTGAATAATGAATTTGAAAAAGAGTATTTCAAAAGTCTTGCACAGTTCGTTAAATCCGAATATCAGAACCATACAGTGTATCCACCCGGTAAGCTTATTTTCAACGCTTTTGATCATTGCAGCTTTGATAATACCCGAGTAGTAATAATTGGACAAGACCCTTACCATGGCCCGGGACAGGCCAATGGCTTATGTTTTTCAGTGGCCGATGGTATACGGAAACCACCTTCTTTGCTTAATATTTTTAAAGAGCTAAAATCAGACTTGGGCATTGATATCAGGGAATCAGGGAATCTGGAACGATGGGCCGAGCAAGGAGTGCTGTTACTCAATGCAACACTGACCGTGCGTGCAAATACAGCTGGTTCTCATCAAAAGAAGGGCTGGGAAGAGTTTACTGATGCAGTTATAAGAACTGTTTCGGAGGAAAAAGAAAATGTTGTTTTCATTCTATGGGGTGCTTATGCCCAAAAGAAAGGAGAAATCATCGATGCCAGTAAGCACTTTGTTATCAAATCGGCTCATCCATCACCATTTGCAGCGGACAGAGGCTTTTTTGGAAGCAGACCATTTAGCCGAGCGAATGAGTATTTGAAGGATAATGGGAAGGAACTGGTGAGGTGGTAG
- the lepB gene encoding signal peptidase I, whose product MNTIILSVIFAPIIISAAVGYYKLFEKAGVEGWKSLIPFYNYYVHLQIIGRPWWWIFYIFIPIVNVFVAAGIHIDLANCFGKTSLKSHFLMIVAGFIYMPYMAFDKNVKYIGQLDTLPEQKKSKSREWVEAITFAVVAATLIRWLVMEAFTIPTPSMEKSLLVGDFLFVSKFHYGTRTPKTPLQVPLTHQKIWLTDIPSYVDWIQLPQYRLPGFTDVKQNDVVVFNIPPIHLNEGIDYPIDLKTNYIKRCVGLPGDTLKIEDKQIFINGSAIENPDQMQYSYLVFSTNVLSQRVLDKFDIPEIQLLSNDPPVQLLYLTSEQVEGLSKESYVKEIRAASNNPFKRFEPYNEGELDNGIFPNDPELFPWNADWYGPIVMPAEGMTIPINKITLATYGDAITLYDHTENAVIRDGKLFIDGQEVTEYTFNQNYYFMMGDNRHNSLDSRYWGFVPEDHIVGKGFFIWLSLDANKSFFNKVRWTRFFNLIE is encoded by the coding sequence ATGAACACAATTATACTCTCAGTAATTTTTGCTCCAATAATTATAAGCGCAGCAGTTGGATATTATAAATTATTCGAAAAAGCAGGAGTAGAAGGCTGGAAATCATTAATACCATTCTACAACTATTATGTGCATTTACAAATAATAGGCAGACCTTGGTGGTGGATTTTTTATATTTTCATACCAATTGTTAACGTATTTGTAGCTGCAGGAATACATATTGATTTAGCCAACTGTTTTGGAAAAACAAGTCTCAAATCTCATTTCTTAATGATTGTTGCTGGCTTTATCTATATGCCATATATGGCTTTCGATAAGAATGTTAAATATATAGGACAACTTGATACGTTGCCAGAACAAAAAAAATCTAAATCTAGAGAATGGGTAGAAGCAATAACTTTTGCAGTGGTTGCAGCTACACTTATCAGGTGGCTAGTTATGGAGGCTTTCACCATCCCTACTCCATCTATGGAGAAATCGCTATTGGTTGGTGATTTTCTATTCGTAAGTAAATTCCACTACGGTACTAGAACACCTAAAACACCATTACAAGTACCTTTAACGCATCAGAAAATCTGGTTAACGGATATTCCTTCGTATGTGGATTGGATCCAATTGCCACAATACCGACTACCAGGATTTACAGACGTGAAACAAAATGACGTGGTGGTTTTTAATATCCCTCCAATTCACTTGAATGAGGGTATTGACTATCCAATTGACCTCAAAACCAACTACATTAAAAGATGCGTGGGTTTACCCGGTGATACTTTGAAAATTGAAGACAAGCAGATATTTATTAATGGCAGTGCAATTGAAAACCCTGACCAAATGCAGTACTCCTATCTTGTGTTTTCAACGAATGTATTGAGCCAGCGTGTATTGGATAAGTTTGATATCCCTGAAATTCAGCTGCTATCAAATGACCCACCAGTACAACTATTGTATTTAACAAGTGAGCAGGTTGAAGGACTAAGTAAGGAATCATATGTGAAAGAAATAAGAGCGGCATCTAACAATCCATTTAAGCGATTTGAACCATACAATGAAGGTGAGTTGGATAATGGAATATTTCCAAATGACCCTGAGCTATTCCCATGGAATGCTGATTGGTATGGACCTATCGTAATGCCTGCAGAAGGAATGACTATTCCTATCAACAAAATTACACTCGCTACTTATGGCGATGCCATTACTCTCTATGATCACACTGAAAATGCTGTGATTAGAGATGGGAAATTATTTATTGATGGCCAGGAAGTAACTGAATACACCTTTAACCAGAATTACTACTTTATGATGGGTGATAACCGCCATAATTCTCTTGATTCCCGTTACTGGGGCTTTGTGCCTGAAGACCACATTGTAGGAAAAGGCTTCTTTATATGGCTTTCATTAGATGCTAATAAGAGTTTCTTCAACAAAGTAAGATGGACGAGATTTTTTAATTTGATTGAGTAG
- the dapB gene encoding 4-hydroxy-tetrahydrodipicolinate reductase: protein MDILLIGYGKMGKEIEALAVERNHTIVGKISKTNASDLSNYNSTNTDVAIEFSEPDSAFKNLQYCVNNNIPVLSGTTGWLDKKKEIETLTKEKGSTFFYASNYSIGVNLFFQLNKQLAELMSTQKQYKASIKEIHHTQKKDAPSGTAITLAEGIIEKSDYKNWSLEEKSNEIIPIEAVREDPAPGTHTIKYASEIDDIEITHTAHSRKGFAMGAVLVAEWLQDKKGVLSMADFLKDLKINN from the coding sequence ATGGACATTCTCCTTATTGGCTATGGAAAGATGGGCAAAGAAATTGAAGCCCTAGCTGTAGAAAGAAACCATACAATCGTTGGTAAAATATCAAAGACAAACGCATCTGATTTATCGAACTACAACTCTACTAATACTGATGTAGCCATAGAATTTTCCGAACCTGATTCGGCCTTTAAAAACCTGCAATATTGCGTAAATAACAACATTCCCGTATTGAGTGGAACTACCGGATGGTTAGATAAAAAGAAAGAAATTGAAACCTTAACGAAAGAAAAGGGAAGTACATTTTTTTATGCTTCTAATTACAGTATTGGAGTGAATTTATTCTTCCAACTGAATAAGCAACTGGCAGAGTTGATGAGCACTCAAAAACAATACAAAGCATCTATCAAAGAAATTCATCATACTCAGAAGAAAGATGCACCTAGTGGTACGGCTATTACTCTTGCTGAAGGTATTATAGAGAAAAGTGACTACAAAAATTGGTCGCTAGAAGAGAAATCGAATGAAATAATACCTATTGAGGCTGTTCGAGAAGATCCGGCTCCAGGCACGCATACCATCAAATACGCTTCTGAGATCGATGATATTGAAATTACTCATACAGCACACTCCAGAAAAGGATTTGCCATGGGAGCAGTATTAGTTGCTGAATGGCTACAGGATAAAAAAGGTGTGCTGAGCATGGCTGATTTTCTAAAAGATTTAAAAATTAACAATTGA
- a CDS encoding DUF5683 domain-containing protein codes for MKFLALFTFILFSIIDSFGQLTPPSVNPDSSRNDDEIIVESDKEINIEEIETYADKFVPRKASLYSAIFPGGGQIYNKKYWKLPIVYGGLIFFGATANFYHNEYTDFRGQLFQLLQDDNFTPPSGANEAQLRSAIDKARRERDYYMILTGIFYLLQILDAHIDAHLKEFELNPELRVSVDPMLERNQFSRNSFNTGLSLKFKF; via the coding sequence ATGAAGTTTCTAGCTCTATTTACTTTCATACTATTTTCCATCATTGACTCGTTTGGTCAGCTCACTCCCCCATCGGTTAATCCTGATTCTTCCCGAAATGATGATGAGATTATTGTTGAGAGTGATAAGGAAATAAACATTGAAGAAATAGAGACCTATGCAGATAAGTTTGTTCCGCGTAAAGCTTCATTATATTCAGCTATTTTCCCTGGTGGCGGACAAATCTATAACAAGAAATACTGGAAGCTACCGATTGTATATGGTGGTCTGATTTTCTTTGGAGCAACTGCCAATTTTTATCACAATGAGTACACTGATTTCAGAGGTCAGTTATTTCAACTTTTACAGGATGATAATTTCACTCCCCCATCAGGTGCCAATGAGGCTCAGTTGAGATCAGCTATTGACAAAGCGAGAAGAGAAAGAGATTATTACATGATACTAACTGGCATTTTCTATTTGCTTCAAATTCTGGATGCTCATATAGATGCGCACTTAAAGGAGTTTGAGCTTAACCCGGAATTGCGAGTTTCGGTTGACCCAATGCTCGAAAGAAATCAATTCTCCCGAAATAGTTTTAATACGGGACTGAGCCTTAAATTCAAATTCTAA
- a CDS encoding ParB/RepB/Spo0J family partition protein, with product MSAKRKNALGRGLGALLDDSPSMDKTIKTGDPNEIGSINEIRLDEIEVNPFQPRTDFDQEALQELSESIKVQGIIQPITVRRLSKGKYQLISGERRFQASKLAGLEAVPAYIRTADDQQMLEMALIENIQRENLNAIEIALSYQRLLTECDLKQEELGDRVGKNRTTVNNYLRLLKLPPDIQAAIRDKRISMGHARALIGVEDVSIQLDIFKKIISQDLSVRKVEELVRQEGSTKKVAQKEPQETSKEIINLQHKLTSHFGTKIQVKSDGKKGEIKIPFVSVDDLNRILEILDV from the coding sequence ATGTCAGCAAAAAGAAAAAATGCGTTAGGAAGAGGATTAGGAGCATTGCTTGATGATTCACCCTCAATGGATAAAACCATTAAAACAGGTGATCCCAATGAAATTGGTTCTATTAATGAAATCAGGCTCGATGAAATTGAGGTAAATCCATTTCAGCCGAGAACGGACTTCGATCAGGAAGCTTTACAAGAGCTCAGCGAAAGTATAAAAGTGCAAGGTATCATCCAGCCGATTACTGTCAGAAGATTAAGTAAAGGCAAATACCAGCTGATCTCTGGTGAACGTAGATTTCAGGCATCAAAGCTTGCAGGACTAGAAGCTGTTCCTGCGTATATACGTACAGCTGACGACCAGCAGATGCTGGAAATGGCGCTCATCGAAAACATACAAAGAGAGAACCTTAATGCCATTGAAATTGCACTGAGTTATCAAAGATTGTTGACAGAGTGTGATTTAAAACAAGAAGAATTAGGAGATAGAGTTGGTAAAAACAGAACTACAGTTAACAACTACCTAAGACTACTTAAACTCCCACCGGACATTCAAGCTGCTATTAGAGACAAGCGAATTTCAATGGGACATGCCAGGGCACTCATCGGTGTGGAAGATGTGAGCATTCAGCTAGATATCTTCAAAAAGATCATAAGCCAGGATTTATCGGTTCGTAAGGTTGAAGAACTAGTAAGGCAAGAAGGTAGTACAAAAAAAGTAGCTCAAAAAGAGCCACAGGAAACCAGCAAAGAGATTATTAATCTTCAGCATAAACTTACCTCTCACTTTGGCACGAAAATTCAGGTGAAATCGGATGGTAAAAAAGGGGAAATCAAAATACCTTTTGTTTCCGTTGATGACTTAAACCGAATTCTTGAGATTTTAGATGTCTGA
- a CDS encoding ParA family protein, whose translation MTKILAIANQKGGVGKTTTAINLAASLAALEYKTLIVDADPQANSTSGVGLNPREVEISIYECMVDGVSVKKAISKTDIEYLDILPSHIDLVGAEVEMVSIERREERMKDSLKEIAGEYDFVIIDCSPSLGLITINALTAADSVIIPVQCEYFALEGLGKLLNTIKIIQTRLNKQLEIEGILLTMYDVRLRLSNQVVEEVQTHFKKIVFDTIIPRNIKLSESPSFGVPAIAHDAESKGAVSYLNLAKEILIKNGIS comes from the coding sequence ATGACTAAAATACTAGCCATTGCAAATCAAAAAGGTGGAGTTGGCAAAACAACCACTGCCATTAACCTCGCTGCCAGTTTAGCAGCTTTGGAATATAAGACACTCATTGTAGATGCCGACCCACAGGCAAACTCTACATCAGGAGTAGGTCTTAATCCACGAGAAGTAGAAATTAGCATCTACGAATGCATGGTTGATGGCGTGAGTGTTAAAAAAGCAATCAGCAAAACAGATATTGAATATCTCGATATTTTACCTTCACATATCGACCTGGTAGGTGCAGAAGTAGAGATGGTGAGTATTGAGAGACGTGAGGAACGAATGAAAGACAGCCTTAAAGAAATTGCAGGGGAATATGACTTTGTAATCATTGACTGTTCGCCTTCTTTAGGTTTGATAACCATTAACGCACTAACTGCGGCTGATTCAGTAATTATTCCAGTGCAGTGTGAATATTTCGCTTTGGAAGGTTTAGGTAAATTATTGAACACAATAAAAATCATTCAAACGAGGTTAAATAAACAATTAGAAATTGAAGGGATATTACTAACCATGTACGATGTTAGACTGAGATTGTCTAACCAGGTGGTAGAAGAAGTGCAAACACACTTCAAAAAGATTGTATTTGACACAATCATCCCTAGAAACATAAAGCTAAGTGAGTCGCCAAGTTTTGGTGTACCTGCTATAGCGCATGATGCAGAAAGTAAAGGTGCCGTAAGTTATTTGAATCTGGCTAAAGAGATTCTAATCAAGAACGGCATATCATAA
- the yidC gene encoding membrane protein insertase YidC: MDKNQATGLILIALMLITYFTFFKPEVPQQEELVETTEEVTPNLELPDSTSVGAAPTLPDSLINVENQTKFGVFAAGAKGESQLVTLENELVKISIDTKGAEIREVILKNFNSKDENPVRLITDKTNEFVTQVTSMGKSIDLTELYYSANTSTISEGQKITFTLNLGGGKTVSHEYFLAADSYEVGYNLRLRGLNNDITKDEVLFNWNEQMITQEKDVEMSRINSTVNYYTLSDGFDEIAERSMEYEEEIINEPIKWSTIKQRFFLSAILAEKSFSKGKFSTDVDMANPEMVKNAKVSLTIPKEDVTASEGANFRFYFGPNDYHITSEFAEGFSKNLWLGYPPMLWVNKYVLIPLFDLLNNVLNNYGLIIILIVLIIKLVLSPLSYKSYLSMAKMKVLKPELDEIKEKHGDDMSKAQQEQMKLYQQVGVNPISGCLPMLLQMPILLAMFYFFPQSIELRGESFLWADDLSNYDSILSLPFEIPFYGDHVSLFVLLMTASTILITYSQQQVSTVQGPMKSLSYMMPIIFMFVLNSYPAALSFYYFVSNLVTFGQQVLIRRFVDEDKIRTILEENKKNAGSRKKSKFQQRLEDAMKAQAQKKGKK, from the coding sequence ATGGATAAAAATCAAGCAACAGGCTTAATTCTTATAGCCTTAATGCTCATTACATATTTCACGTTTTTTAAACCTGAAGTACCACAACAAGAGGAGTTAGTCGAAACAACTGAAGAAGTTACTCCAAATCTGGAATTACCTGATTCTACATCTGTAGGTGCTGCCCCTACCTTGCCTGACTCTCTAATAAACGTTGAAAACCAAACCAAATTTGGTGTTTTTGCAGCTGGTGCAAAAGGCGAAAGTCAATTAGTGACTCTTGAAAATGAGTTGGTTAAAATTTCAATTGACACCAAAGGTGCTGAGATAAGAGAAGTTATTCTCAAAAACTTTAACTCTAAAGATGAGAATCCTGTTCGTTTAATAACTGATAAAACCAATGAGTTTGTAACTCAAGTCACTTCAATGGGTAAATCTATTGATTTGACCGAGTTATACTATTCAGCCAATACATCAACCATATCTGAAGGTCAGAAAATTACTTTCACACTGAATCTTGGTGGTGGCAAAACAGTTAGTCATGAATACTTTCTTGCAGCTGATAGCTATGAAGTTGGCTACAACCTACGTCTAAGAGGTCTGAACAACGATATAACCAAAGATGAAGTACTGTTCAATTGGAACGAGCAGATGATCACTCAGGAGAAGGACGTAGAAATGAGTAGAATCAACTCTACCGTAAATTATTATACTCTTTCAGATGGTTTTGACGAGATCGCTGAAAGATCTATGGAATACGAAGAGGAAATTATTAACGAACCTATAAAGTGGTCTACGATCAAGCAGCGTTTTTTCCTTTCGGCAATACTAGCTGAAAAAAGCTTTTCAAAAGGTAAGTTTTCTACTGATGTAGATATGGCTAACCCGGAAATGGTTAAAAACGCGAAGGTATCATTAACCATACCAAAAGAAGATGTTACTGCCTCTGAAGGAGCTAATTTCCGCTTTTATTTTGGACCAAATGATTACCACATTACGAGTGAATTCGCAGAAGGCTTTTCTAAAAACCTTTGGTTAGGATATCCTCCAATGCTTTGGGTGAACAAATATGTGCTCATTCCATTATTCGATCTTCTAAACAACGTTCTGAACAATTACGGTCTAATCATCATACTGATTGTATTGATAATCAAACTGGTTTTATCTCCGCTTTCCTACAAGTCATATCTATCTATGGCAAAAATGAAAGTCTTAAAACCTGAGCTAGACGAAATTAAAGAAAAGCATGGTGATGACATGTCAAAGGCTCAGCAGGAGCAAATGAAGCTTTACCAGCAAGTAGGTGTAAATCCAATAAGTGGTTGCTTACCAATGCTACTTCAGATGCCAATTCTCCTGGCCATGTTCTATTTCTTCCCTCAGTCTATTGAGTTGAGAGGTGAAAGTTTCTTATGGGCAGACGATTTATCTAACTACGATTCAATTTTAAGCCTACCCTTTGAAATACCTTTTTATGGAGACCATGTAAGTTTATTTGTTCTTCTGATGACGGCATCCACTATCCTTATCACCTACTCTCAACAACAAGTGAGCACAGTACAAGGGCCAATGAAGTCTTTATCCTACATGATGCCAATTATCTTCATGTTTGTATTGAACTCATACCCTGCTGCCTTAAGCTTCTATTACTTTGTCTCTAACCTTGTAACTTTTGGTCAGCAGGTGTTAATCAGAAGGTTTGTTGACGAAGACAAAATCAGAACTATTCTGGAAGAGAATAAGAAGAATGCTGGCAGCCGGAAGAAGTCTAAATTTCAGCAAAGATTAGAAGATGCTATGAAAGCTCAAGCTCAGAAAAAGGGCAAAAAATAG
- a CDS encoding CTP synthase, whose protein sequence is MASAKYIFVTGGVTSSLGKGIISASLGKLLQARGYNVTIQKFDPYINIDPGTLNPYEHGECFVTDDGAETDLDLGHYERFLNSPTSQANNVTTGRIYNNVITKERKGEYLGKTVQVVPHITDEIKRNIYQLGESGEFDFVITEIGGCVGDIESLPFIEAVRQVKWDVGINNFLVIHLTLIPYLSAAKELKTKPTQHSVKQLLEAGIQPDILVCRSERHLPQDIRKKLALFCNVHINSVIEALDAETIYDVPILMRKEKLAERVLSKLKISNKEEPNLDQWKNFLGKLKNPTDEVEIGLVGKYVELPDAYKSIVESFIHAGAYNECKVNLHWISSESVTPENTKEILGQMDGVLVAPGFGERGVQGKIEAIKYVRENNIPFFGICLGMQCSVIEFSRNVLNIKDASSTEIDPKTKNPVIDLMEDQKIVTNMGGTMRLGAYPCKLKKGSKVYGVYGKQNISERHRHRYEFNNKYLEAIEKAGMKATGINPETGLVEIVELENHPWFVGTQYHPELKSTVLNPHPLFVKFIEAAIVKKKS, encoded by the coding sequence ATGGCCTCTGCAAAATATATTTTTGTTACCGGTGGGGTAACTTCATCTCTAGGAAAAGGTATCATCTCTGCTTCTCTCGGAAAGCTGCTACAAGCCAGAGGCTATAATGTAACCATCCAAAAATTTGACCCTTATATTAATATCGATCCGGGAACACTCAACCCTTATGAGCATGGCGAATGCTTTGTAACGGACGATGGTGCTGAAACAGATTTAGATCTTGGGCATTATGAGAGGTTTCTTAACTCCCCCACATCCCAAGCCAATAACGTTACTACAGGAAGGATTTATAACAATGTAATCACCAAAGAAAGAAAGGGTGAATATCTTGGCAAAACTGTTCAGGTTGTCCCTCACATAACGGATGAGATTAAGCGCAACATCTACCAGCTTGGTGAAAGTGGAGAGTTTGATTTTGTTATTACCGAGATAGGTGGCTGTGTAGGTGATATTGAATCACTTCCTTTTATTGAAGCAGTACGACAGGTAAAGTGGGATGTTGGTATCAATAATTTTTTAGTGATTCATCTAACGCTCATCCCCTATTTAAGTGCGGCTAAAGAGCTTAAAACTAAGCCAACGCAACATTCTGTTAAACAGCTCTTAGAAGCTGGTATTCAGCCAGACATACTTGTTTGCCGATCGGAAAGGCATTTACCTCAAGATATAAGAAAGAAGCTCGCTCTTTTCTGCAACGTGCACATTAACTCGGTGATAGAAGCACTTGATGCCGAGACTATTTATGATGTGCCGATTTTAATGCGAAAGGAAAAGCTGGCAGAGAGGGTATTATCCAAACTTAAAATCAGCAATAAAGAAGAGCCTAATCTCGACCAATGGAAAAATTTCCTCGGCAAGTTGAAAAACCCAACAGATGAAGTTGAAATTGGTTTAGTTGGTAAATACGTTGAGTTACCTGATGCCTACAAGTCAATTGTAGAATCATTTATACATGCTGGTGCATATAATGAGTGTAAAGTAAACCTGCATTGGATTTCTTCTGAATCGGTAACTCCTGAAAATACAAAAGAAATACTTGGCCAAATGGATGGCGTTTTAGTGGCACCAGGATTTGGTGAAAGAGGTGTTCAGGGGAAAATTGAAGCCATTAAATACGTAAGAGAAAATAACATTCCATTCTTTGGTATTTGCCTTGGTATGCAATGTTCTGTAATAGAATTCTCCAGAAATGTACTAAATATTAAGGATGCCTCATCTACTGAAATTGATCCAAAAACTAAAAATCCAGTGATTGATTTGATGGAGGATCAGAAAATAGTTACAAATATGGGTGGAACGATGAGATTAGGTGCTTATCCTTGCAAACTGAAAAAAGGAAGTAAGGTTTACGGAGTGTACGGCAAACAAAATATTAGTGAACGCCATAGACACCGTTATGAGTTTAATAACAAGTACTTAGAGGCTATTGAAAAGGCTGGCATGAAGGCAACGGGTATTAACCCTGAAACTGGATTGGTGGAAATTGTAGAACTGGAAAATCATCCGTGGTTTGTTGGAACGCAATATCATCCTGAGTTAAAAAGTACGGTACTTAACCCTCACCCTTTATTTGTAAAATTTATAGAAGCGGCAATCGTTAAGAAAAAATCATAA